Genomic window (Fodinibius salicampi):
TCGCAGTGGTAATCGTCCTGTTCTCTATTTGTTCCGGTGACGCATAGCTGTAGGTAAGCAGGCGGGCTCCCGTTTGGGTCTGGTAAAGGGGTTGTTCCGGGTCTTCATGCTCAAGTAATTTTGCAATGCCAAAATCGAGAATTTTGACTTCCCCATCTTCAGTAACTAAAATATTGGATGGCTTAAGGTCTCGATGAATAATAGCATTTTTGTGTGCATGTTGAACGGCGCGGCATATTGACCGGAAGAGCTGGATCCGTTCCTCAATGGAAAAGGAATGCTGGTTGCAATATTCGTATAAAGACTTTCCTTCTACATACTCCATGACCAAGTAAGGCAACCCTTCCGGGGTTAGCCCCCCGTCCAGAAGTTGGGCAATATTGGGATGATTCAGTTTTGCAAGTATCTGTCGTTCACGCTTGAATCGGGCTACATTTGAAGGAGTTTGCAATCCACGTCGTAATACTTTGAAAGCTACCTGTTGTTTGTAAGTATCATCCGCTCTCTTAGCTAAAAATACAGAACCCATGCCGCCGTGACCGATGAGTTCAATAACTTCGTAGCTGTCTATAGTAGTTCCAACAAGAGCAGCATCTTTCTTCTGGACCTCTTCATTTAAAACATCCTGGGCAAGCTGTTGCTGATAATCGCTAAGTTCTTCCAGGAAACCTTCAGTATCAGATTGTTCGATAGCATCAATAAGGGCGGTAACATCCTGCCTGAGCTGCTTGTCTCCCTTGCATTGTTCCTGTATATAGGCGTCTCGTTCTTTTTTTGTCAGTTCAAGTGCGGTATCTACAATGTTATTTATTTTCTTCCACTGCTGTTGATTCATACCGAAAAAGACCTATTTACTCTCTTTCTTTTTTAATTCCTTGTAGAGCCACCCCCGTGCTTTAGCCCAGTCTCGTTTTACTGTTCGTTCTGAGACTCCCAAAGCATCTGCCGTAGCGTGAACGGTCATCTGTCCAAAGAAACGGAGTGTTACAACATCGGCCATTCGTTGATCCAGCTGAGCAAGTTTATCGAGTTCCTCATCAAGGTCGATGATTTGTTCTGACTCCTGGTGAACTTTTAACAACTGGTCAACGTAGGTAACGTCTTTTTGATCTCCCCCGCGTTTTTTTGCTTTCTTTTTACGGGCATGATCAACCAGTATTTGACGCATACATCTGGCGGCAATGGCCATAAAATGACTTTTATTTTTGGCCTCGATAGCCTCCTGATCAATCATCTTGATATAAACTTCGTGAACTAATTCGGTTCCCGAGATGGTAACTTCTCCATGCTCCGATTGAAGTTGGGAATAGGCCAGTCGTTTTAATTCCTTGTAGATAAGTGGGAAAAGTTGGGAATAGGCTTCTTCATCACCCCGTTGAACTTTTATTAACAGATTGGTGACCTCTGACTTTTTTTTCATTATCCCCGAATCAGTTCTTTTGAGTTTTCCAACGACCTTTTTAAATATATATGCTCTTTTAGGGGTTACAAAACATAAAAGATATTCATAGCTGATATCTTACACATATAACAATATTTTACGCCCGGGGATGAAATTCTTTGTGCACCTGGTGCAGCAGTGAACGATCCACATGAGTGTATATTTCTGTAGTGATGATCGAAGAATGCCCCAGCATTTCCTGGACGGCGCGCAAATCGGCCCCGCCTTCTAAAAGGTGAGTGGCAAAGGAATGGCGAAAAATATGGGGATATACATTCTTTTCAATTCCAGCCCGTTCCGCCGCATCGTTGACAATATTCCAGATGCTCATGCGCGACAGTGGGTTGCCCCGCTGACTGAGGAAAACTTTATTTTGGGATTTTTGAGGATTTTTATCACTCTGAAATTTTGGTCGGACCGTCTCAATATAATGTTCAATAGCTAGTTGAGCAGCCTCTCCAACCGGGACCAATCGTTCTTTATTTCCTTTTCCCAGTACGCGGATAAAACCGATTTCAAAGATGAGGTTATTTAATTCAAGTCCCGTCAATTCACTGACGCGCATTCCTGTGGCATAAAGGGTTTCCATTATGGCTGCGTTACGGATTCCCGCATCGGTTTCGCGATTGGGACTGTCAATAAGCGCAGCAACTTCATCCGGATCTAAAACATCAGGTAGTTCTTTCGTTTTTTGAGGAAGTTCAATCAATTCTGCCGGATTGGCTTCTGCCATTCCCTCTACCACAGCAAATTCATGGAACCCGCGTATACTGGATATATTTCGTGCAATAGAACTTACCGCTAGATCCATTGCAGAAAGCTCTTCTATATATTGTTCTATATGTTGAAGAGTGACTCCATTTAGATTATGAATCCGAAGGTCACGGGCAACAAATCTCAGATATCGCTGGAGATCATTCTTGTAGGAAAAAACAGAATTTTCAGAGAGACTTTTTTCAAGTTTAATAAACTGCAAATAGCGTTGTAACTCTTCCTCGTAGTGCATAGTGTTACGAGTTATAATACTCATCAACAGGTGGAGTGGAGTCTCCTTCTTCTTGTTCTTCGGCTTGTTTACTTTCCGATATTTTTGATCTCTCTGGCTTTTTATCTTCTGAAGACTGATCAGTTGATTCACTTTCTTTTTCTTCATCCGGGTATTCGACACGACTGTGATAAATACCGACTAAAATATTAAGGAATGTTTCCTTAATAGTAGTAAGATCCTTGAAGGTAAGGGGAGTCTTGCTAAGTTGACCCTCACTCACACGAGTCTCGATCATTTTATCAATAAGATTTTCGAGCTTTTGATAATTGGGGTCTTTCATGGCCCGGGAGGATGCTTCAATACAATCAGCCAATAACAGGATGCCGGTCTCTTTAGTTTGGGGGAGGGGGCCATCATATCGAAAATCTTCTTCACGAATCTCTTTTTTATCCTCATCAGCATTTTCCTGTGCTTTATCCCAGAAAAATTTAATGAGGGAAGTGCCGTGATGTGTTTTAATGAAGTCAATAATGATCTCCGGCAGTTTATGCTCTTCTGCTATTTTTACTCCATTGGATACATGGGCTTTGATTACCAGAGCACTCATTCGGGGCTTCAGCTTATCATGTTCATTGCTTTCAGTTTGGTTCTCTGTAAAATAACCGGGGTTCTCCATTTTGCCGATATCGTGATAAAGTCCTCCTACACGACACAACAA
Coding sequences:
- the xerD gene encoding site-specific tyrosine recombinase XerD → MSIITRNTMHYEEELQRYLQFIKLEKSLSENSVFSYKNDLQRYLRFVARDLRIHNLNGVTLQHIEQYIEELSAMDLAVSSIARNISSIRGFHEFAVVEGMAEANPAELIELPQKTKELPDVLDPDEVAALIDSPNRETDAGIRNAAIMETLYATGMRVSELTGLELNNLIFEIGFIRVLGKGNKERLVPVGEAAQLAIEHYIETVRPKFQSDKNPQKSQNKVFLSQRGNPLSRMSIWNIVNDAAERAGIEKNVYPHIFRHSFATHLLEGGADLRAVQEMLGHSSIITTEIYTHVDRSLLHQVHKEFHPRA
- a CDS encoding ECF-type sigma factor codes for the protein MKKKSEVTNLLIKVQRGDEEAYSQLFPLIYKELKRLAYSQLQSEHGEVTISGTELVHEVYIKMIDQEAIEAKNKSHFMAIAARCMRQILVDHARKKKAKKRGGDQKDVTYVDQLLKVHQESEQIIDLDEELDKLAQLDQRMADVVTLRFFGQMTVHATADALGVSERTVKRDWAKARGWLYKELKKKESK